The sequence ATAGTTGTCCATAAGACAATAAGCATATATTTCATACCCACATACTTCTTTATATTCTCTAATCGTTTGAACTAACTTTTCATAGTCTTCATTATCTTGAAATATTATTTGTCCATTTATTCCTCTAAGCATTGCATGATATATTTCTGTACTACTTTTTTTCTTGCTTTTCTTGGCATAAAAATCACCTCTAACTAAGTTTATCACACACTAGAAGTTATTACAACACAAAAGAACCGTCCCCTTGTGCTCTCTATATTTCTAAGTTATGTGTCTTGTATAGCGACTATCATGAAGTTTTCATGGTACAAAAAGGCATCCCTGAAGCAGGAATGCCTAAGTATAATTATAATTATTATCTGTTAATAGACCATGCCATCCTTAAATAAGTATGACGAATCCCTCTAATAGCTGTGCTATATGTTTTGATATTTTCAGGTAGTGCCATACCTAGGTAACCGGAGTCTCCAATATGATGGATATCAGTTCCTGCCATTTTGCACATTAAAGCAATCTCCCTAATTGTCTCTGGATCCGCACCTTCCTGTGAAGTTCCTATGGAAGTTAAGGTTGCTACACCAAGTTTATGTGCATAAGCAATAAGTTTTTTAGCAATATCAAGGGTTATTCCTGGTACAGTACCAGGGGCAGGAATAAGGATTACATCAGCACCGGACTTTACGAATTCTTCAATATCATTTTTACTTATAATGTTATCTCCTGCTTCAGAGAGGATACATGCAGCGTGCATTTTACCAGCACAGAGGACTATGTCATCACCAACAACAGCGCTAATTTCTTTTAAAGCTTTAGCAATCTGTGCATTTCCAACACCGATCCCTGGGTTACCGGTTATAAGTATAAACTTTATACCTAGGTCCCTTGCT is a genomic window of Acidilutibacter cellobiosedens containing:
- a CDS encoding DUF7916 family protein, whose amino-acid sequence is MKRFLDLAASDFKNISKKDLLNSIVASEGRVLMSEIIPHLNPTLYQISDAELAAAMGADIILLNMLDVNKPLIKGIPIEQGPEAVEELKRLVGRPLGINLEPVSESIGLELPELKFNKGRKATTENAIKARDLGIKFILITGNPGIGVGNAQIAKALKEISAVVGDDIVLCAGKMHAACILSEAGDNIISKNDIEEFVKSGADVILIPAPGTVPGITLDIAKKLIAYAHKLGVATLTSIGTSQEGADPETIREIALMCKMAGTDIHHIGDSGYLGMALPENIKTYSTAIRGIRHTYLRMAWSINR